A window from gamma proteobacterium SS-5 encodes these proteins:
- the soxA gene encoding sulfur oxidation c-type cytochrome SoxA: protein MIRKLFPVIPLTLALTATSTALSADDPSEVLRELIDKTSAPYLMQSEQNIMMMEDSPALWTIEEGEALYRFPRGNNLVSLETCDFGKGPGVLEGAYVELPRYFEDTGKVMDLETRLVHCMKTLQGFTDKDKEIKKRHGSKSDHMKLQTYIASKSNGMPWNPPLDHPLEKAMRDAGEVMFYRRAGSHDFNCATCHGENSKRIRASVLPDIHTPEEWTKAISWPAFRVGHDNVRSSQHRARGCYWQMRQAGLVAGSDASIAILSFWTDAARGQPAIIPDMKR from the coding sequence ATGATACGAAAACTCTTCCCTGTCATCCCGCTAACACTGGCGTTGACCGCCACCTCGACCGCGCTCAGCGCCGATGACCCCAGCGAGGTGCTGCGTGAGCTGATTGACAAGACCAGTGCCCCCTATCTGATGCAGAGCGAACAGAACATCATGATGATGGAGGACAGCCCGGCCCTGTGGACCATAGAAGAGGGTGAGGCCCTGTACCGTTTTCCACGGGGCAACAACCTGGTCTCCCTGGAGACCTGCGACTTTGGCAAGGGGCCGGGTGTACTTGAGGGTGCCTATGTGGAACTGCCCCGCTACTTTGAAGATACCGGCAAGGTCATGGACCTGGAGACCCGTCTGGTGCACTGCATGAAGACCTTGCAGGGCTTTACCGATAAAGACAAGGAAATCAAAAAACGCCATGGCTCGAAAAGCGACCACATGAAATTGCAGACCTACATCGCCTCCAAATCCAACGGCATGCCCTGGAATCCGCCGCTGGACCACCCACTGGAGAAGGCCATGCGTGACGCCGGTGAGGTCATGTTCTACCGCCGCGCCGGCTCCCACGACTTCAACTGCGCCACCTGCCATGGTGAAAACTCCAAGCGCATCCGCGCCTCCGTCTTGCCCGATATCCACACCCCCGAGGAGTGGACCAAGGCCATCTCCTGGCCCGCCTTCCGCGTCGGCCATGACAACGTCCGCAGCTCCCAGCACCGCGCCCGTGGCTGTTACTGGCAGATGCGTCAGGCCGGTCTGGTGGCGGGCTCCGATGCCTCCATCGCCATCCTTTCCTTCTGGACCGATGCGGCCCGCGGCCAGCCGGCCATCATCCCCGACATGAAGCGCTGA
- a CDS encoding M48 family metallopeptidase, producing MTMWHNLGPRLLLSLLLLLPQPALSLDLRLPDIGDPADSVMSPTAEGRLGRAFINSLRQRERFIEQPVFNDYISQLGKKLAAQSGASPADFHFYLIESDAVNAFAGPDGHIGVFTGLVLTTASEDELASVLAHEIAHVTQKHLFRTFHRAQQMSTPAAVALLAAVLIGVAGGSADFGRAAITGIQAGMLQDQINYTRQNEEEADRVGIDLLAQAQFDPRAMPAFFAKMAKANQAYSTQLPEFLRTHPVTRNRIADAQGRAEHYPYKQRSESIRYHLLRAWLKARSFNRPSKAVEHFASTLKTGRYRNREAEEYGHALALLQAREPARAADILQPLLAGRGDSIEYRLALAEAQLKQGRGSAALGLINSGLHRRPQNRPLLQAKVDLLEQSQQHRQAADLLRQLTQQHPADADLFQRLSQAEARLGNSAAAHSQMAEHYYLKGELKLAIHQLELALRQRPSDFAAAKMAARLKQIKQEQSELKRQKKR from the coding sequence ATGACTATGTGGCACAACCTCGGCCCCCGTCTGCTGCTGAGCCTCCTGCTCCTGCTGCCGCAACCGGCCCTGAGCCTGGATCTGCGCCTGCCGGATATCGGCGACCCGGCTGATTCGGTCATGTCCCCCACCGCCGAAGGGCGGCTGGGGCGGGCCTTCATCAACAGCCTGCGCCAGCGCGAGCGCTTCATCGAACAGCCGGTGTTCAACGACTACATCAGTCAACTGGGCAAGAAGCTGGCGGCGCAGAGCGGGGCCTCGCCGGCGGATTTTCACTTTTATCTGATCGAGAGCGACGCAGTGAACGCCTTTGCCGGGCCGGATGGCCACATCGGCGTGTTCACCGGCCTGGTACTGACCACGGCCTCGGAGGACGAACTGGCCTCGGTACTGGCCCATGAAATCGCCCATGTCACCCAGAAACACCTGTTTCGCACCTTCCACCGCGCCCAGCAGATGAGCACCCCCGCCGCCGTGGCCCTGCTCGCCGCCGTGCTGATTGGCGTGGCCGGCGGCAGCGCCGATTTTGGCCGGGCGGCGATTACCGGCATCCAGGCCGGCATGTTGCAGGACCAGATCAACTACACCCGGCAGAACGAAGAAGAGGCCGACCGGGTCGGCATCGACCTGCTCGCCCAGGCCCAGTTCGACCCCCGCGCCATGCCCGCCTTCTTTGCCAAGATGGCCAAGGCCAATCAGGCCTACTCCACCCAGTTGCCCGAATTTCTGCGTACCCATCCGGTTACCCGCAACCGCATCGCCGATGCCCAGGGACGGGCCGAGCACTACCCCTACAAACAACGCAGCGAATCCATCCGCTACCACCTGCTGCGGGCCTGGCTCAAGGCGCGCAGCTTCAACCGGCCGAGCAAGGCGGTGGAGCACTTTGCCTCCACCCTGAAGACCGGCCGTTACCGCAACCGCGAGGCGGAGGAGTACGGCCATGCCCTGGCCCTGCTGCAAGCACGCGAGCCCGCCCGGGCCGCCGATATCCTGCAGCCCCTGTTGGCCGGGCGTGGTGACAGCATCGAATACCGCCTGGCCCTGGCCGAGGCCCAGCTCAAGCAGGGCCGTGGCAGCGCCGCCCTGGGGCTGATCAATAGCGGCCTGCACCGGCGGCCGCAGAACAGGCCGCTGCTGCAGGCCAAGGTCGATCTGCTGGAACAATCCCAGCAACACCGCCAGGCCGCCGACCTGCTGCGACAGCTTACCCAGCAGCACCCAGCCGATGCCGACCTGTTCCAGCGCCTGTCCCAGGCCGAGGCACGGCTGGGCAACAGCGCCGCCGCCCACAGCCAGATGGCCGAGCACTATTACCTCAAGGGAGAGCTGAAACTGGCCATCCACCAGCTTGAGCTGGCCTTGCGTCAGCGCCCAAGCGACTTTGCTGCGGCCAAGATGGCCGCGCGATTGAAACAAATCAAACAGGAACAGTCCGAGCTGAAACGGCAGAAAAAACGCTAG
- the hrpB gene encoding ATP-dependent helicase HrpB, which translates to MLFQSKGPRLPIHSLLPRLQTCLAQHSRALLSAPTGSGKTTLVPLALLDQPWLAGRTILMLEPRRLAARLAARRMADLLGEPLGETVGYRIRHDSQVSPRTRIEVLTEGILTRRLQQDPELRGVGLLIFDEFHERNLQGDLALALALDAASALREDLRLLIMSATLETERLAAFLDNAPVLLGEGRSYPVQIQYQPRDSQLPPQGQALNGVLKALAEQSGDILVFLPGTGEIRRLAESLRERLDQTGQAEIKIWPLYADLSREQQDQALNPDPQGRRRIVLATSVAETSLTIEGISCVVDLGLSRLPRFDANSGLSRLVTLPCSQASADQRAGRAGRLGPGFCYRLWTEASQRQRPPSTPAEIGQADLAPLLLEVARWGLSAMKELRWLDPPPAGALAQARCLLQRLGLLNEAGRITPKGERVSGLGLHPRLGCLLLSGEEQGAPDLAADLAALLSERDILRSASSPGGRPADLRQRLRLLQDWRSGRAADGLDRAACQQVERLARQLRSRLHGKAAASEVDTAALLLAAYPDRLAQRTGELGGAGRYRLAFAGAARLPEGDGLWGSPYLIITELDAGQGHSQSDGRIFTAMALDLPLIEQVLADRLSWREQVSWAQNRVQAQRQLCYANLVLAQRPLTKPDPETLRQALLQAIRDRGLTLLPWSEAALQLRARLEFLRHWQPQAGWPDCSDSGLLAGLESWLGPWLDGLHRLDQLQKLDLCAILLARLDWSRQQQLEQLAPSHLSLPSGSRKRLAYQPGTAPVLAVRLQELFGLLQTPRLCNGQVAVTLHLLSPAQRPIQVTQDLAGFWRNTYPEVKKELKGRYPKHYWPDDPFNATATARVRPK; encoded by the coding sequence ATGTTGTTTCAGAGTAAGGGGCCAAGGCTGCCCATCCATTCCCTCCTGCCCCGGCTCCAGACCTGTCTGGCGCAGCATAGCCGTGCCCTGCTCAGTGCCCCCACCGGCTCGGGCAAGACCACCCTGGTGCCCCTGGCGCTGCTGGATCAGCCCTGGCTAGCGGGGCGCACTATTTTGATGCTGGAGCCGCGCCGGCTGGCGGCGCGCTTGGCGGCGCGGCGCATGGCCGATCTGCTCGGCGAGCCTCTGGGCGAGACCGTCGGCTACCGCATCCGTCACGACAGCCAGGTCTCGCCGCGCACCCGCATCGAGGTACTCACCGAGGGCATTCTCACCCGCCGCCTGCAGCAGGACCCCGAGCTTAGGGGCGTCGGTCTGCTGATCTTCGATGAATTCCACGAGCGCAACCTGCAGGGCGACCTGGCCCTGGCGCTGGCGCTGGATGCCGCCTCGGCCCTGCGTGAGGACCTGCGTCTGCTGATCATGTCCGCCACTCTGGAGACCGAGCGGCTGGCGGCCTTTCTCGACAACGCGCCGGTGCTGCTGGGCGAGGGGCGCAGCTATCCGGTGCAGATTCAGTATCAGCCGCGGGACAGCCAGCTGCCGCCCCAGGGGCAGGCGCTCAACGGCGTGCTCAAGGCCCTGGCGGAGCAGTCTGGCGATATCCTGGTGTTCCTGCCGGGAACCGGCGAGATTCGCCGCCTGGCCGAGAGCCTGCGCGAGCGGCTGGACCAGACCGGCCAGGCGGAGATCAAAATCTGGCCACTGTACGCCGATCTCAGCCGTGAACAGCAGGATCAGGCGCTCAACCCCGACCCCCAGGGCCGCCGCCGCATCGTCCTGGCCACCAGCGTGGCGGAGACCAGCCTGACCATCGAGGGCATCAGCTGCGTGGTCGATCTGGGCCTGAGCCGGCTGCCCCGCTTTGATGCCAACAGCGGCCTCAGTCGGCTGGTTACGCTGCCCTGTTCCCAGGCCTCGGCGGATCAGCGTGCGGGCCGCGCCGGGCGGCTGGGGCCGGGTTTCTGCTATCGGCTGTGGACCGAGGCCAGCCAGCGCCAGCGCCCGCCCAGTACCCCGGCGGAGATCGGCCAGGCCGATCTCGCCCCGCTGCTGCTGGAGGTGGCGCGCTGGGGCCTGTCGGCGATGAAGGAGCTGCGCTGGCTCGACCCACCGCCAGCCGGTGCTCTGGCCCAGGCGCGCTGCCTGCTGCAGCGGCTGGGTTTGCTGAATGAGGCCGGACGCATCACCCCCAAGGGCGAGCGGGTCAGCGGCCTTGGCCTGCATCCGCGCCTGGGCTGCCTGCTCTTGTCTGGCGAAGAACAGGGCGCGCCTGATCTGGCGGCGGACCTGGCGGCCCTGCTCAGCGAGCGCGATATTCTCCGCAGTGCATCTTCTCCAGGCGGACGACCAGCGGACCTGCGCCAGCGCCTGCGGTTGTTGCAGGACTGGCGCTCAGGTAGGGCGGCGGATGGGCTGGATCGCGCTGCCTGCCAGCAGGTAGAACGGCTGGCGCGGCAGTTGCGCTCTCGGCTGCACGGCAAGGCCGCAGCCAGCGAGGTCGATACCGCCGCACTGTTGCTGGCGGCCTATCCCGACCGCCTGGCCCAGCGCACGGGTGAACTTGGCGGGGCAGGGCGCTATCGCCTGGCCTTTGCCGGTGCCGCACGCCTACCAGAGGGCGATGGCCTTTGGGGCAGCCCTTATCTCATCATCACCGAGCTGGATGCCGGCCAAGGCCACAGCCAGTCTGACGGACGAATATTCACCGCCATGGCCCTGGATCTGCCGCTGATCGAGCAGGTGCTGGCGGATCGGCTCAGCTGGCGCGAGCAGGTCAGCTGGGCGCAGAACCGGGTGCAGGCCCAGCGCCAGCTCTGCTACGCCAATCTGGTGCTGGCGCAGCGGCCCCTGACCAAGCCGGATCCCGAGACCCTGCGCCAGGCCCTGCTGCAGGCCATCCGCGACCGGGGTCTGACGTTGCTGCCCTGGAGCGAGGCGGCGCTTCAGCTGCGCGCCCGGCTGGAGTTCCTGCGCCACTGGCAGCCCCAGGCCGGCTGGCCGGATTGCTCCGACAGCGGCCTGTTGGCTGGGCTGGAGTCCTGGCTCGGTCCCTGGCTGGACGGACTGCACCGGCTGGATCAGCTGCAGAAGCTGGACCTCTGCGCGATCCTGCTGGCGCGGCTGGACTGGTCGCGCCAGCAGCAGCTGGAACAGCTGGCGCCGAGCCATCTGAGCCTGCCCAGCGGCAGCCGCAAGCGCCTGGCGTATCAACCGGGGACCGCGCCGGTGCTGGCGGTGCGCCTGCAGGAGCTGTTCGGCCTGCTGCAGACCCCGAGACTGTGCAACGGCCAGGTGGCGGTGACCCTGCACCTGCTCTCACCGGCGCAACGACCGATCCAGGTCACCCAGGACCTGGCCGGGTTCTGGCGCAACACCTACCCCGAGGTAAAAAAGGAGCTCAAGGGCCGTTACCCCAAGCACTACTGGCCGGATGACCCCTTCAATGCCACCGCCACGGCCCGAGTCAGGCCCAAGTGA
- a CDS encoding AAA family ATPase, which produces MRPRDLLRILDCEFRSTEQGHHTPVMLWGPPGVGKSQMVAEVAARHGCPVIDIRLSQMEPSDLRGIPFRVGEHVEWAIPAMLPDAQRHAERGILFLDEITSAPPSVSAAAYQLILDRRLGAYQVPPGWAIFAAGNRQGDRGVTYTMPAPLANRFSHFEVETHLDDWVSWAYANGIDEGIIAFLRFRPELLFDFDPDHNPVAFPSPRSWEFAHRAVQKFHGQGALFQGALQACVGPAAGIEVHAFINNLDRMPDLDAILRGEDTPVPSEIDLQYAVAAALVGRAIRARDSAEAAQIYGHILDYARRFPLKEMGVMLVSDMHRAIGQPLFEVPQFATWANTVAEVMLY; this is translated from the coding sequence ATGCGCCCACGCGACCTACTCCGCATCCTCGATTGCGAATTCCGCAGCACCGAACAGGGCCACCACACCCCCGTGATGCTCTGGGGTCCGCCCGGCGTGGGCAAATCCCAGATGGTTGCCGAGGTGGCTGCACGCCACGGCTGCCCGGTGATCGACATCCGCCTGTCGCAGATGGAGCCCTCGGACCTGCGTGGCATCCCCTTTCGCGTTGGCGAACACGTCGAATGGGCGATCCCCGCCATGCTCCCCGATGCCCAGCGCCATGCCGAGCGCGGCATCCTGTTTCTCGATGAGATCACCTCGGCACCGCCGAGCGTCTCCGCCGCCGCCTATCAACTGATCCTGGACCGCCGCCTGGGTGCCTATCAGGTGCCGCCGGGCTGGGCCATCTTCGCCGCCGGCAACCGCCAGGGCGATCGCGGCGTCACCTACACCATGCCCGCGCCTTTAGCTAACCGCTTCTCCCACTTCGAGGTGGAAACCCACCTGGATGACTGGGTCAGCTGGGCCTATGCCAACGGCATCGACGAGGGCATCATCGCCTTCCTGCGCTTTCGCCCGGAACTGCTGTTCGATTTCGACCCGGACCACAACCCGGTGGCCTTCCCCTCACCGCGCTCCTGGGAATTTGCCCATCGCGCGGTGCAGAAATTCCATGGCCAGGGGGCGCTGTTCCAAGGCGCGCTGCAGGCCTGCGTCGGCCCCGCTGCGGGGATCGAGGTACATGCCTTCATCAACAATCTGGATCGCATGCCCGACCTGGACGCCATCCTCCGCGGCGAGGACACCCCGGTGCCCAGCGAGATCGACCTGCAGTACGCCGTCGCCGCCGCCCTGGTGGGCCGCGCCATCCGCGCCCGCGACAGCGCCGAGGCGGCGCAGATCTACGGCCATATCCTCGACTACGCCCGCCGTTTTCCGCTGAAGGAAATGGGGGTGATGCTGGTCTCAGACATGCACCGCGCCATCGGCCAGCCGCTATTCGAAGTCCCCCAATTCGCCACCTGGGCCAACACCGTGGCCGAGGTGATGTTGTATTGA
- a CDS encoding bifunctional O-acetylhomoserine aminocarboxypropyltransferase/cysteine synthase translates to MKFETLALHAGYRPEPSTKAVAVPIYQTTSYAFDNTQHGADLFDLKVEGNIYSRMMNPTNAVLEARVAALEGGVGGLAVASGMAAITYAVQTLTEAGDNIVSTSRLYGGTYNLFAHTLPRFGIEVRFAPHDDIEALCDLIDERTKLVFCESIGNPAGNLVDLQPLAEAVHARGVPLVVDNTVPSPYLCRPFEHGADIVIHSLTKYMGGHGTTLGGILVDSGRFDWNAQPERFALLTRPDPSYHGVTYTQSFGAAAFLARARVVPLRNMGAALSAMAAFQLLQGIETLSLRMDRHCENAQRVAEHLRDHPQVRWVNYAGLPQSPDHGLAQKYFGGRASGILSFGIEGGREAGARFIDALQLILRLVNIGDAKSLACHPATTTHRQLNEEELRSAGVTSDMVRLSIGLEHADDIIADIEQALAASA, encoded by the coding sequence ATGAAATTCGAGACCCTGGCCCTGCACGCCGGTTACCGGCCCGAGCCCAGCACCAAGGCGGTGGCCGTACCCATCTACCAGACCACATCCTATGCCTTTGACAACACCCAGCACGGTGCCGACCTGTTCGACCTCAAGGTAGAGGGCAACATCTACAGCCGCATGATGAACCCCACCAACGCCGTGCTGGAGGCGCGGGTGGCGGCCCTGGAGGGCGGCGTGGGCGGCCTGGCGGTGGCCAGCGGCATGGCCGCCATCACCTACGCGGTGCAAACCCTGACCGAGGCCGGTGACAACATCGTCAGCACCAGCCGTCTGTACGGCGGTACCTATAACCTGTTCGCCCACACCCTGCCGCGCTTTGGCATCGAGGTGCGCTTTGCCCCCCATGATGACATCGAGGCCCTGTGCGACTTGATCGACGAGCGCACCAAGCTGGTGTTCTGTGAATCCATCGGCAACCCGGCCGGTAACCTGGTGGACCTGCAACCCCTGGCCGAGGCGGTCCACGCCAGGGGCGTACCCCTGGTGGTGGACAACACCGTGCCCAGCCCCTACCTGTGCCGCCCCTTCGAGCACGGCGCGGATATCGTCATCCACTCCCTGACCAAGTACATGGGCGGCCACGGCACCACACTGGGCGGCATCCTGGTGGATTCGGGCCGGTTTGACTGGAACGCCCAGCCGGAGCGCTTTGCCCTGCTCACCCGGCCCGACCCCTCCTACCACGGCGTGACCTACACCCAGAGCTTTGGCGCCGCCGCCTTCCTCGCCCGCGCCCGGGTGGTGCCGTTGCGCAACATGGGCGCGGCCCTATCCGCCATGGCCGCCTTTCAGCTGCTGCAGGGCATAGAGACCCTGTCGCTGCGCATGGACCGCCACTGCGAGAACGCCCAGCGCGTGGCCGAGCATCTGCGCGACCACCCCCAGGTGCGCTGGGTGAACTACGCCGGTCTGCCACAGAGCCCGGACCATGGCCTGGCGCAGAAATACTTCGGCGGCCGCGCCTCGGGCATCCTCAGCTTCGGCATTGAGGGCGGGCGCGAGGCCGGTGCCCGCTTCATCGACGCCCTGCAGCTGATCCTGCGGCTGGTGAATATCGGCGATGCCAAGTCCCTCGCCTGTCACCCGGCCACCACCACCCACCGCCAGCTGAACGAAGAGGAACTGCGCTCGGCCGGGGTCACCAGCGACATGGTGCGCCTGTCCATCGGCCTGGAACATGCCGACGACATCATCGCCGACATCGAGCAGGCCCTGGCGGCATCGGCCTGA
- the soxZ gene encoding thiosulfate oxidation carrier complex protein SoxZ, with protein MANSMKIRAKSKNGVANIKVLITHPMEGGGRKDSKTGEPIPAHFIQEVVFDINGSTAMTANLSGGVSKNPYLNVKAAANPGDKLKVSWVDNKGESDSIEADIK; from the coding sequence ATGGCTAACAGCATGAAGATCCGCGCCAAGTCCAAAAACGGCGTAGCCAACATCAAGGTACTCATCACCCACCCGATGGAAGGCGGTGGACGTAAGGACAGCAAGACCGGTGAACCCATCCCGGCCCACTTCATCCAGGAAGTGGTGTTCGATATCAATGGCAGCACCGCCATGACCGCCAACCTCAGCGGTGGCGTCTCCAAGAACCCCTACCTCAACGTCAAGGCAGCCGCTAACCCAGGCGACAAGCTCAAGGTGAGCTGGGTGGACAACAAGGGTGAAAGCGACAGCATTGAGGCCGATATAAAATAG
- the soxX gene encoding sulfur oxidation c-type cytochrome SoxX — protein MKNLLNPMASAALAALLLMVGPLHADNTGQLDYTQMTPEALAEYLIFEAKGFKLDMDVQEGGKAKQRMVQDELQKVCTQTHNKPSPEQAGKILAEARASIKYPEGGIKLGDWRKGRELAWSGYGFRIGHKIDDHSKREPGGNCYNCHQLATDRVGGTLAPSLTNYGKTRGNSEQTLRFVYDMIYNPHAYFPCTRMPRMGAKGLLSNEQISHLMAYLLDPESPVNH, from the coding sequence ATGAAAAACCTATTAAACCCCATGGCGTCTGCCGCCCTCGCCGCCCTCTTGCTCATGGTCGGACCGCTCCATGCCGACAACACGGGCCAGCTGGACTACACCCAGATGACGCCGGAGGCGCTGGCCGAATACCTCATCTTCGAAGCCAAGGGCTTCAAGCTGGACATGGATGTGCAGGAAGGCGGCAAGGCCAAACAACGCATGGTGCAAGACGAGCTGCAGAAGGTCTGCACCCAGACCCACAACAAGCCAAGCCCAGAGCAGGCCGGCAAGATCCTCGCCGAGGCCCGCGCCTCGATCAAATACCCGGAGGGCGGCATCAAGCTGGGTGACTGGCGCAAGGGCCGTGAACTGGCCTGGTCCGGCTACGGTTTCCGCATTGGTCACAAGATCGACGACCACAGCAAGCGGGAACCCGGCGGTAACTGCTACAACTGTCACCAACTGGCCACTGACCGGGTTGGCGGCACCCTTGCCCCCAGCCTCACCAACTACGGTAAGACCCGGGGAAACAGCGAACAGACCCTGAGATTCGTCTATGACATGATCTACAACCCCCATGCCTACTTCCCCTGTACCCGGATGCCGCGCATGGGTGCCAAGGGCCTGCTCAGCAATGAGCAGATCAGCCACCTCATGGCCTACCTGCTGGACCCGGAATCGCCGGTCAACCATTAA
- the dapE gene encoding succinyl-diaminopimelate desuccinylase yields the protein MSTTLELAMDLIGRASLTPEDAGCQPLLMQRLQRVGFHSEPLRFGQVDNLWARRGQQAPLFCFAGHTDVVPSGPLEAWHSDPFRPEIRDGMLYGRGAADMKGSLAAMITATERFVAEQPGHRGSIAYLITSDEEGPAKDGTARVVETLQARGEKIDWCLVGEPSSRARLGDTVKNGRRGSLNGFLTIRGKQGHVAYPHLANNPLHAFAPALAELVAQRWDQGNAFFPPTSFQIANLNVGTGAENVIPGELKAQFNLRFSTELSADQIKQRVCAILDRHDLDYALDWRLSGLPFLTPAGELVAAAKAAVSEVMGTEPELSTSGGTSDGRFIAPTGAQVLELGPLNASIHQANECVGAADLEQLSEIYYRILLRLLGC from the coding sequence ATGAGCACAACCCTGGAGCTGGCCATGGACCTCATCGGTCGCGCATCCCTGACCCCGGAGGATGCCGGTTGCCAGCCGTTGCTGATGCAGCGCCTGCAAAGAGTGGGATTTCACAGCGAACCGCTGAGGTTTGGCCAGGTGGATAACCTCTGGGCCCGCCGTGGCCAGCAGGCCCCGCTGTTCTGCTTTGCCGGGCATACCGATGTGGTGCCCAGCGGGCCGCTGGAGGCCTGGCACAGCGACCCCTTTCGGCCGGAGATCCGCGACGGAATGCTCTATGGCCGGGGCGCGGCGGACATGAAAGGCTCCCTGGCGGCGATGATCACCGCCACCGAGCGTTTTGTCGCCGAGCAGCCGGGGCATCGCGGCTCCATCGCCTATCTGATCACCAGCGATGAGGAAGGCCCGGCCAAGGACGGCACGGCGCGGGTGGTGGAGACCCTGCAGGCGCGTGGCGAGAAGATCGACTGGTGTCTGGTGGGCGAACCCTCGTCCAGGGCCCGGCTGGGGGATACGGTGAAGAACGGCCGACGTGGCTCCCTCAACGGTTTTCTGACCATCCGGGGCAAACAGGGCCATGTGGCCTATCCCCATCTGGCAAACAATCCGCTCCACGCCTTTGCCCCGGCCCTGGCCGAGCTGGTGGCGCAGCGGTGGGATCAGGGCAACGCCTTCTTTCCACCCACCAGTTTTCAGATCGCCAATCTCAATGTCGGCACCGGCGCGGAGAACGTCATCCCCGGCGAACTCAAGGCCCAGTTCAACCTCCGCTTCTCCACCGAGCTGAGCGCAGACCAGATCAAGCAGCGCGTCTGCGCCATCCTCGATCGCCATGACCTGGATTACGCGCTGGACTGGCGTCTGTCCGGCCTGCCCTTTCTCACCCCGGCCGGTGAACTGGTGGCGGCGGCCAAGGCCGCCGTCAGTGAGGTAATGGGTACCGAGCCCGAGCTGTCCACCTCCGGCGGCACCTCGGATGGCCGCTTCATCGCCCCCACCGGTGCCCAGGTGCTGGAGCTGGGACCGCTCAACGCCAGCATCCACCAGGCCAACGAGTGCGTGGGGGCGGCGGATCTGGAGCAGTTGAGCGAGATCTACTACCGCATCCTGCTCAGGCTGCTGGGCTGCTAG
- the soxY gene encoding thiosulfate oxidation carrier protein SoxY: MSTNLKRRVLLKGSLAAGALGAAAGAGLLAPQAVLAAWNADAFKAKNQADAMNAMFGSDATEASDAINVNAPEIAENGAVVPIKIETSLKAESISIVAPNNPAPMTSSFVMGQGAESFASTRIKMGKTGDVIAVVKADGKLYSAKKTVKVTVGGCGG, encoded by the coding sequence ATGAGCACAAACCTGAAACGCCGCGTTCTACTCAAGGGCAGCCTGGCTGCCGGTGCCCTGGGGGCCGCCGCAGGCGCTGGCCTGCTGGCCCCGCAGGCGGTTCTCGCCGCCTGGAACGCCGACGCCTTCAAGGCCAAGAACCAAGCCGATGCCATGAACGCCATGTTCGGCTCGGACGCCACCGAGGCCAGCGATGCCATCAATGTAAACGCCCCTGAGATTGCCGAAAACGGTGCCGTAGTACCGATCAAGATAGAAACCAGCCTCAAGGCCGAGAGCATCAGCATTGTTGCCCCCAACAACCCGGCCCCCATGACCAGCTCCTTCGTCATGGGCCAGGGTGCCGAGAGCTTTGCCTCCACCCGTATCAAGATGGGCAAGACCGGTGATGTCATCGCCGTGGTCAAGGCCGACGGCAAGCTGTACAGCGCCAAGAAGACGGTCAAGGTCACCGTTGGCGGCTGTGGCGGTTAA